A window of Fluoribacter dumoffii NY 23 contains these coding sequences:
- the dksA gene encoding RNA polymerase-binding protein DksA produces MTEQLIDKTNERRHNVKNDAIGSMGITPYKETPGEEYMNEKQLAHIEKILLAWRQSLMEEVDRTVTHMKDEAANFPDPSDRASQEEEFSIELRTRDRERKLIKKIEDALERLRNEDFGYCEACGIEIGLKRLEARPTATLCIDCKTLSEIKEKQNQGA; encoded by the coding sequence ATGACTGAACAATTAATTGATAAAACCAATGAGAGACGACACAACGTGAAAAACGACGCAATAGGTAGTATGGGAATCACCCCCTACAAGGAAACTCCAGGTGAAGAATATATGAATGAAAAACAGTTGGCACATATTGAAAAAATATTGCTGGCTTGGCGTCAATCATTGATGGAAGAAGTTGACCGAACCGTTACACACATGAAAGATGAAGCGGCTAATTTTCCTGATCCTTCCGACAGAGCGAGTCAAGAGGAAGAGTTCAGTATTGAATTACGTACTCGTGATCGCGAGCGCAAACTGATTAAGAAAATTGAGGATGCTTTAGAACGCTTGAGAAATGAAGACTTTGGTTATTGCGAAGCTTGCGGTATCGAAATCGGCCTCAAACGCTTAGAAGCAAGACCTACTGCGACCTTGTGTATTGATTGTAAAACTTTGTCCGAAATCAAAGAAAAACAAAACCAGGGTGCCTAA
- the prmC gene encoding peptide chain release factor N(5)-glutamine methyltransferase, which translates to MINIRTALGKSPDLETEILLCHVLNKTRVYLFAHPEQLLSQSQWEMFQNLLAQRAQGIPVAYLIGEREFWSLNLKVNQHTLIPRHETERLVELALELIPNQPDIHVLELGTGSGAIALALAKERPHWNIVAADIIQEALSIAKLNAQNHKIQNVSFYLSNWFDNIPQHPYHALVANPPYISEHDPHLYQGDLRFEPRNALVSSQDGLGDLQCIIKQGYEYLLPGGLILLEHGYDQKLQVQTILNELQYKNVTCWQDIQGNDRVSGGWR; encoded by the coding sequence ATGATTAATATTCGCACGGCTCTGGGAAAATCCCCGGATTTGGAAACAGAAATTTTACTTTGTCACGTCTTAAACAAAACAAGAGTCTATTTGTTTGCCCATCCTGAACAGTTATTAAGCCAATCCCAATGGGAGATGTTCCAGAATTTACTGGCGCAGAGAGCACAAGGCATCCCGGTTGCCTATCTCATAGGTGAGCGGGAATTCTGGTCGCTTAATTTAAAGGTCAATCAGCATACTTTAATTCCCCGGCATGAAACGGAACGCCTGGTAGAACTGGCACTGGAGCTGATTCCCAATCAACCCGACATCCATGTCCTCGAATTAGGCACAGGAAGCGGTGCCATTGCTCTGGCTCTTGCCAAGGAAAGGCCCCATTGGAATATTGTCGCTGCAGACATCATCCAGGAGGCCTTGAGCATTGCAAAATTAAATGCGCAAAACCATAAGATCCAAAACGTAAGTTTTTACCTGTCCAATTGGTTTGATAATATCCCGCAACATCCCTATCACGCTCTGGTTGCCAATCCTCCATACATTTCCGAACACGACCCGCATTTATACCAGGGAGACCTGCGTTTTGAACCAAGGAATGCTTTGGTGAGTAGTCAAGACGGCTTAGGTGATCTACAATGTATAATTAAGCAAGGTTATGAGTATCTTCTGCCGGGTGGTTTGATTTTATTAGAACATGGGTACGATCAAAAATTACAAGTGCAGACTATACTCAATGAATTACAGTATAAAAACGTCACCTGTTGGCAAGACATTCAGGGTAATGACAGAGTAAGTGGGGGTTGGCGATAA
- the djlA gene encoding co-chaperone DjlA: MSLRDFFIITTWWGKIIGAFFGYLIAGPTGAIFGLLVGNFFDRGLYNYFSNPHWLYYTEKRRAIQKIFFEATFLVMGHLAKADGRVSEQELDMARLFMDEMRLNGEQKTLAKHLFNEGKQSRFNLDSLLENLKKTCKDNRDLLRLFIDIQYRAAQADGLDSKKILLLDKIFSRLGFAPLHNQYRFYEDFGRSYSEPQYNTQEQPQQSRQSQQSDSSSHSYSSYSRYNYQPTKNNMDYAFALLEVSPKASKQEVKKAYRRLLSRNHPDKLIAQGLPQEMIKMANEKTQKIVKAYELICESKGW, translated from the coding sequence ATGTCTCTACGAGACTTCTTTATCATAACAACCTGGTGGGGAAAGATTATTGGAGCATTTTTTGGCTACTTAATCGCGGGGCCCACAGGGGCAATTTTTGGCCTCTTGGTAGGTAATTTCTTTGATCGGGGCTTATATAATTATTTTTCCAATCCTCATTGGCTGTACTACACCGAGAAACGCAGAGCGATTCAAAAAATTTTTTTCGAAGCTACCTTTTTAGTTATGGGACATTTAGCCAAGGCAGATGGCCGGGTTTCAGAACAGGAACTGGACATGGCACGTTTATTTATGGATGAGATGCGTTTGAATGGCGAACAAAAAACTCTGGCCAAACATTTATTTAATGAAGGAAAACAATCCCGGTTTAATCTGGATTCCCTGCTGGAAAATCTAAAAAAAACCTGTAAAGATAATCGGGATCTGTTACGTCTTTTTATTGATATTCAATATCGTGCAGCCCAGGCTGATGGGCTGGATAGCAAAAAGATCCTGCTCCTGGATAAAATTTTTTCCAGACTGGGGTTTGCCCCTCTTCATAATCAATATCGCTTTTATGAAGATTTTGGCAGGAGCTATTCCGAGCCTCAATATAATACCCAAGAACAGCCACAACAGTCCAGGCAGTCACAACAGTCCGATTCATCCTCTCATTCGTATTCATCCTACAGCAGATATAATTATCAACCTACGAAAAACAACATGGATTACGCTTTTGCACTTTTGGAGGTGTCACCAAAGGCAAGTAAACAAGAGGTAAAAAAAGCATACCGCCGTTTATTAAGCCGCAATCATCCAGATAAATTAATTGCCCAAGGCCTACCTCAAGAAATGATTAAAATGGCAAATGAAAAAACCCAGAAAATCGTAAAAGCTTATGAACTGATTTGCGAAAGTAAAGGATGGTAA
- a CDS encoding alpha/beta hydrolase — protein MKYITRTVLIFFLLFSTVFADQLEIKVDGKSINLPYWPTKEKKYGAVLLVNGGAQAQSTSLLDNLATQLAQNGWQVVLLNNDSRVNTPWIKQFPEVIATLRKQKNTRIVLLHYGEQLKQTFDYLGKSPVPDIEGLVLLSAYDIPPSTDKKPELKMPIFDIVGQFDFDMTKQDMAERKKEFALKKKNYLALEIPGAYHDYEYSRQLLFSFIHGWMVKLPEFQPKSPPVMYSYLVPIASFFQHQMAQNKASNWSGHFEQPLEID, from the coding sequence ATGAAATATATTACACGGACAGTTCTGATATTTTTTTTGTTGTTTTCCACCGTTTTTGCAGACCAGCTGGAAATAAAGGTCGATGGTAAAAGCATTAATTTACCGTACTGGCCTACAAAGGAAAAAAAATATGGCGCGGTATTGCTGGTCAATGGAGGGGCACAAGCCCAATCTACTTCCTTGTTGGATAATTTGGCAACTCAATTAGCTCAAAATGGGTGGCAAGTTGTATTACTCAATAATGACAGCCGGGTGAACACTCCATGGATTAAACAATTTCCTGAGGTGATTGCCACTTTACGAAAACAAAAAAACACCCGTATTGTGCTTTTGCATTATGGAGAGCAACTAAAACAAACATTTGATTACCTGGGGAAGTCTCCTGTACCTGACATCGAAGGCCTGGTCCTGTTGTCCGCTTATGATATCCCTCCCTCGACAGATAAAAAACCCGAATTAAAAATGCCCATTTTTGATATTGTTGGCCAGTTTGATTTTGACATGACGAAACAGGATATGGCGGAAAGAAAAAAAGAGTTTGCCTTAAAAAAGAAAAATTATCTAGCTTTGGAGATACCGGGTGCATACCATGATTATGAGTACTCAAGACAGTTACTTTTTTCCTTTATTCATGGATGGATGGTAAAGCTTCCTGAATTTCAACCAAAATCTCCCCCGGTGATGTATTCTTACCTGGTTCCCATTGCATCATTTTTTCAACATCAGATGGCCCAAAATAAAGCATCCAATTGGAGTGGTCATTTCGAGCAACCCCTTGAAATTGATTAA
- the prfA gene encoding peptide chain release factor 1: MKKSLELKLQQMLERYQEVGRLLSEASVIADQNQFKTLSKEYAQLEPVAQCYETYIEAKNNLSSLQELLEGDDKELASMAAEELEGAQKQLDELDEQLQWHLIPKDPDDERNVYLEIRAGTGGDEAAIFSGDLYRMYSRYVEDQGWQQELISASHGEHGGYKEIIVRISGQAVYSQLKFESGAHRVQRVPETESQGRVHTSACTVAIMPEVDEIDDIQINPDDLRIDTYRSSGAGGQHVNKTDSAIRITHIPTGVVVECQDERSQHKNRAKAMSLLKTRLLDAEQSKQKKEQAQTRKSLVGSGDRSERIRTYNYPQGRLTDHRINLTIYQLNDVMEGNLGLVIEPLKREYHAELLAELGRND, encoded by the coding sequence ATGAAGAAATCTCTTGAACTCAAACTGCAGCAAATGCTGGAGCGATATCAGGAAGTGGGTCGCCTTTTATCAGAAGCATCCGTAATTGCAGATCAGAACCAATTTAAAACGCTTTCAAAAGAATACGCGCAATTAGAACCAGTTGCCCAATGTTATGAAACCTATATTGAGGCAAAAAATAATTTATCTTCGCTGCAGGAATTACTCGAAGGTGATGATAAAGAATTGGCCTCAATGGCAGCAGAAGAACTGGAAGGGGCGCAAAAACAGTTAGACGAACTTGATGAACAGTTACAATGGCATTTGATCCCTAAAGATCCTGATGATGAGCGTAACGTTTATCTTGAAATCAGAGCCGGAACCGGTGGTGATGAAGCCGCAATTTTTTCCGGAGATCTTTATCGTATGTACAGCCGATATGTGGAAGATCAGGGTTGGCAACAAGAGTTAATCAGTGCCAGTCATGGAGAGCATGGCGGATATAAAGAAATAATAGTACGCATTAGTGGTCAGGCAGTTTATTCGCAACTGAAATTTGAGTCTGGTGCGCATCGGGTTCAGCGCGTACCCGAAACTGAATCTCAAGGCCGTGTCCATACTTCAGCCTGTACTGTTGCGATTATGCCTGAAGTGGATGAAATCGATGACATCCAAATTAATCCGGATGATTTACGAATTGATACCTACCGCTCCTCAGGTGCGGGAGGCCAGCACGTCAATAAAACCGATTCGGCGATACGTATCACTCATATTCCCACTGGTGTGGTAGTAGAATGCCAGGATGAGCGCTCACAGCATAAAAACCGTGCCAAGGCGATGTCATTACTTAAAACCCGCTTGCTGGATGCAGAACAAAGCAAACAAAAGAAAGAACAGGCACAAACACGCAAATCATTAGTGGGTAGTGGAGATCGCTCCGAACGCATTCGTACTTATAACTATCCTCAAGGTCGATTGACGGATCACCGGATTAATTTAACCATTTATCAACTTAATGATGTAATGGAAGGCAATTTAGGCTTGGTTATTGAACCCTTGAAACGTGAGTATCATGCAGAATTGCTCGCAGAACTGGGACGAAATGATTAA
- the plaA gene encoding GDSL family lysophospholipase PlaA, which translates to MKLLATIGAFLFSGIVSATPLHNIVVFGDSLSDNGNLYKFMKYQLPPSPPYFQGRFSNGPVWIEHVIASYFPKDSAAHLMDYAYGGAGVSEEEGADDVLFTLRREVNNYLAEHHDKASEDSLYVIWIGANNYLAFPSEIEQTLTEVHTGIIHSIERLVEKGAKHILVVNLPDLGRTPAAIEFGSVDEMTYFAREHNNLLNKSIDELKQAHPDVEWLYYDLHQAFEEVMANPQDYGFTNITGTCVNSVVEDITKTSVLKMVSAVKPRLTQSACTGYLFFDLVHPTALAHQILGEKAREMLDQAGIELAD; encoded by the coding sequence ATGAAATTATTAGCAACTATAGGGGCTTTTTTATTTTCTGGGATTGTTTCAGCTACACCTCTTCATAATATAGTTGTATTTGGTGATAGTTTGTCTGACAACGGTAATTTATATAAGTTTATGAAATATCAATTACCCCCATCCCCTCCTTACTTTCAAGGCCGTTTTTCTAATGGGCCTGTCTGGATAGAACATGTAATTGCTTCTTATTTTCCCAAGGATTCTGCGGCTCATTTAATGGATTACGCATACGGGGGAGCGGGGGTTTCGGAGGAAGAAGGGGCCGATGATGTTTTGTTTACATTAAGAAGAGAAGTGAACAACTATTTAGCAGAGCATCATGATAAAGCAAGTGAAGACAGCCTTTATGTGATCTGGATAGGTGCTAATAACTACCTTGCCTTTCCTTCTGAAATCGAACAGACATTAACCGAAGTACATACGGGCATTATCCACAGTATTGAGCGTTTAGTAGAAAAGGGCGCAAAGCATATTTTAGTGGTTAACTTGCCGGATTTGGGGCGTACTCCTGCTGCAATTGAATTTGGTTCTGTGGATGAAATGACGTATTTCGCCAGAGAACATAATAATTTACTCAATAAATCCATTGATGAATTAAAACAAGCGCATCCCGATGTAGAGTGGCTGTATTATGATTTGCATCAAGCTTTTGAAGAAGTCATGGCCAATCCTCAGGATTATGGCTTTACCAATATAACCGGTACTTGTGTTAATTCTGTAGTTGAAGATATTACCAAAACCTCGGTTTTAAAAATGGTATCAGCAGTTAAACCCAGATTAACCCAAAGCGCATGTACAGGTTATCTGTTTTTTGATCTGGTACATCCGACTGCCTTGGCCCATCAAATTCTTGGTGAAAAAGCAAGAGAAATGCTCGATCAGGCAGGGATAGAACTGGCTGATTGA
- a CDS encoding helix-turn-helix transcriptional regulator, whose amino-acid sequence MYELNDSPYFIYSNLIKEYCLPLFNLTPVKGFTFCRTYEDKTAFLLTTEYQFNLECIQHEKRISKLEMLRTPMHTLEGYFLNSPALDGKSSAFYETTAQKFGYGYSFTIVRKHENYSDYFHFIGDKYQIDMNNYYVHNKASLNKFCDYFIERAAKILTYSEKQNKFILPNTAIEPFPIKSYAGTLDEFFKDYSLERSGIKSISLSQRQIECARLLIIGKTAEEIAIILGLSKRTIEHYINILKRKLNAHNKGFLITKLLQFFPDEFTSIS is encoded by the coding sequence ATGTATGAACTCAATGATTCACCGTATTTTATTTACAGTAATTTGATTAAAGAATACTGTTTGCCGCTATTTAATTTAACTCCTGTCAAAGGCTTTACTTTTTGCCGTACTTATGAGGATAAAACTGCATTTCTCCTAACTACCGAATATCAGTTTAACCTGGAATGCATTCAACATGAAAAAAGAATTTCCAAGCTTGAAATGCTTCGTACGCCAATGCATACCCTGGAGGGCTATTTTCTAAACTCCCCCGCCCTTGATGGAAAATCCTCTGCTTTTTATGAAACTACTGCGCAAAAATTTGGATATGGGTATAGTTTTACTATTGTCAGAAAGCATGAGAATTACAGTGATTACTTTCATTTTATCGGGGACAAATATCAAATTGATATGAATAATTATTATGTACATAACAAGGCTTCACTAAATAAATTTTGTGATTACTTCATCGAACGAGCAGCAAAAATATTAACTTACAGTGAAAAACAAAATAAATTCATTTTACCTAATACCGCCATAGAACCCTTCCCAATAAAATCTTATGCAGGTACTTTGGATGAGTTTTTCAAAGACTACTCTCTTGAGCGTTCAGGAATCAAATCAATTAGTTTATCCCAGCGGCAAATTGAATGTGCCCGCTTATTAATTATCGGTAAAACAGCCGAGGAAATAGCAATTATTCTTGGTTTATCAAAACGTACTATTGAGCATTATATTAATATTTTAAAAAGAAAATTAAATGCCCATAATAAGGGATTTCTGATTACAAAGTTGCTTCAATTCTTTCCCGATGAATTCACCTCAATTTCCTAA
- the waaA gene encoding lipid IV(A) 3-deoxy-D-manno-octulosonic acid transferase, producing MRFLYSFLMYLLTPFIVVRLWWKGRSLPAYRERIAERFFLGKQKHKPVDVWVHAVSLGEVIAAIPLIDAMLEKNWTLLVTTMTPTGSERVQARFGNKVTHQYLPYDLPGILKRFFKQIQPRVGVIMETELWPNLIYQARAAHVPLLLANARISDDSLNGYKKIKFLIKPILNQFSAILAQGEEDAQRYITLGAQKEKVHVLGNMKFDLQTDTIDTKRFSDLKNHWGPERIVVIAASTHENEEAQILSHLKRLQQAIPRIILLIAPRHPERFQTVYQLCRQAGFKTGLRSDLNTLSPENEIVVLDSLGELLGFYQISDYAFVGGSLVPVGGHNVLEPIAMNVPVLSGNQVHNFKAICNALKEAHGILLVQQANEVIDGIIQLHTDPTFRQQMIKNAAAVFEKNKGAVIRHLQQIEAAI from the coding sequence ATGCGATTTCTTTACTCTTTTTTAATGTATTTGCTTACTCCTTTTATTGTAGTCCGTTTATGGTGGAAAGGAAGAAGCTTGCCCGCTTACAGAGAGCGTATCGCAGAGCGTTTTTTTCTTGGTAAACAAAAGCATAAACCCGTTGATGTTTGGGTGCACGCAGTATCTTTGGGAGAAGTTATTGCGGCCATTCCTTTGATTGATGCCATGTTGGAAAAAAATTGGACCTTACTTGTGACTACTATGACCCCAACGGGTTCGGAACGCGTACAAGCACGTTTTGGCAATAAAGTAACCCATCAATACTTGCCCTATGATCTTCCGGGAATCCTTAAGCGTTTTTTTAAACAAATTCAGCCTCGGGTTGGCGTGATTATGGAGACTGAATTATGGCCAAATTTAATTTATCAGGCCCGTGCTGCCCACGTTCCTTTACTATTAGCCAATGCACGAATTTCCGATGATTCATTAAATGGGTATAAAAAGATTAAGTTTTTAATTAAACCCATTCTGAATCAATTCTCTGCAATTTTGGCCCAGGGAGAAGAGGATGCCCAACGTTATATCACTCTTGGAGCCCAAAAGGAGAAGGTACATGTTTTGGGGAATATGAAGTTTGATTTGCAAACCGATACCATAGACACCAAACGCTTTAGTGATTTAAAAAATCACTGGGGGCCAGAAAGAATAGTCGTGATTGCAGCAAGCACCCACGAAAATGAAGAGGCGCAGATTTTATCCCATTTAAAACGGCTGCAACAGGCAATTCCCCGGATAATTTTATTAATAGCCCCACGCCATCCGGAACGTTTTCAAACGGTGTATCAATTATGTCGGCAAGCAGGTTTTAAGACTGGCCTACGCTCTGATTTAAACACCTTGAGTCCTGAAAACGAAATTGTGGTGCTTGACAGTTTGGGAGAACTTTTAGGTTTCTATCAAATCAGTGATTATGCTTTTGTGGGAGGCAGTCTAGTCCCTGTGGGAGGGCACAATGTACTGGAACCCATTGCCATGAACGTACCCGTGTTGAGCGGCAACCAGGTCCATAACTTTAAAGCCATTTGCAATGCACTTAAAGAAGCCCATGGGATCTTGTTAGTGCAACAGGCCAATGAAGTCATTGATGGAATCATTCAATTGCATACTGATCCAACATTTCGTCAACAGATGATTAAGAATGCCGCGGCAGTTTTTGAAAAAAACAAGGGCGCAGTGATACGGCATTTACAGCAAATTGAAGCGGCAATTTAA
- a CDS encoding ankyrin repeat domain protein, with translation MKVKNGKFVDSYNGKYKRRKRQVEAINAYLDKNGLVVHDSIDNGDCFFDAVSQQLGQMPGLISYSIEDLRDICSNYAESHAESELFALLKKREDFKDFKNIKDYVRKIKSDDPPLWGNQDCEGVILARYFKENLGIELVFEVINYELHFDEISGEEISVQDVFYIRAEGKTSTNPDPDNTAPCIRLFNALNHYVACSRTAPMQMEHGNSSAHSTHQTDTTESAAMNHSSLKRIIHILRDEGILAEEPTNETGSATGDAMENKELRIFNKNFLTACVLRLVQLEDNLGNRNEVVAIGRLLKSYFDLLKKPESKESLVQFNSDLNLAQQASQPSQIIAILYWGLKIIGLLGGATLGAGLSVLNMNQTHFLSLSGSGYSLGDIAAKKGFFGNRKQFSLALDEIKEDLQSNWNKSLS, from the coding sequence ATGAAAGTTAAAAATGGTAAATTTGTTGATTCGTACAACGGAAAATACAAACGTCGAAAACGTCAAGTTGAGGCAATTAATGCTTATCTGGACAAAAATGGACTGGTTGTGCATGACTCGATAGATAATGGGGATTGCTTCTTTGATGCAGTGTCGCAACAGCTTGGCCAGATGCCTGGATTAATCTCTTACTCCATCGAGGATCTAAGGGATATTTGCTCAAACTACGCTGAAAGTCATGCAGAAAGTGAACTGTTTGCTCTTTTAAAAAAAAGAGAGGATTTTAAAGATTTTAAAAATATTAAGGACTATGTCAGAAAAATTAAAAGTGATGATCCGCCTTTATGGGGAAATCAGGATTGTGAAGGAGTGATTCTTGCCAGATATTTCAAAGAAAATCTGGGTATTGAGCTTGTTTTCGAAGTCATAAATTATGAATTGCATTTTGATGAAATAAGCGGTGAGGAAATTTCAGTTCAGGATGTATTTTATATTCGGGCTGAAGGCAAAACCTCCACCAATCCAGATCCGGACAATACTGCTCCTTGCATCCGATTATTTAATGCTTTAAATCATTATGTTGCATGCAGTCGCACTGCCCCGATGCAAATGGAACATGGCAATTCATCTGCCCACTCTACACATCAAACTGATACAACAGAATCCGCTGCAATGAACCACAGCAGCCTGAAAAGAATAATACACATCTTACGCGATGAGGGAATATTGGCTGAAGAGCCAACCAACGAAACAGGATCAGCGACAGGTGATGCTATGGAGAACAAGGAACTTAGGATCTTTAATAAAAACTTCCTGACAGCTTGCGTACTACGGCTTGTGCAGCTGGAAGATAATCTCGGCAATAGAAATGAGGTAGTTGCTATTGGCAGACTGTTAAAAAGCTATTTTGATTTACTGAAAAAACCTGAAAGCAAAGAAAGTCTGGTGCAATTCAATTCGGATTTAAACCTTGCCCAGCAAGCAAGCCAACCATCTCAAATTATCGCTATTCTATATTGGGGGCTAAAAATTATTGGCTTATTAGGAGGGGCTACCTTGGGAGCTGGCCTAAGTGTGCTGAATATGAATCAAACCCATTTTTTATCATTGTCCGGCTCTGGATATAGCCTTGGGGATATTGCCGCCAAAAAAGGTTTTTTTGGCAATAGAAAACAATTCTCTCTTGCCCTAGATGAAATAAAAGAAGACTTACAGTCGAACTGGAACAAGTCATTATCTTAG
- the hemA gene encoding glutamyl-tRNA reductase: protein MVFVACGLNHKTAPINVREKVALSPATQDFVLESFLNLPEVSEAAILSTCNRTEIYCDIQDPQVILQWLAKEYQLSRDALSPYIYIHEDHQGIKHLLRVASGLDSMMIGEPQILGQMKQAYQHACSLGAIKTELRPIFEYVFSASKRIRTQSGIGTNPVSIAYAAAHSIGQFFTDYKSLKVFLIGSGETASLVAKYLRQQGVEHFMVASRTLENAEKLANTFNGQTVPITNIAEYLPKADVIVSATNCPIHFINKDLVEQALKQRNHTPMFFLDLSVPRDVEEHIKELEQVQLYNIDDLQSMIDKGMEERRHAALHAEQLVETELNKFIRKHRSLKAKQVICDYRSQMQDLAQKELQRALKKLSAGQCQQVVLNEFSERLVNKLTHNPTAGLRQIAKDGREELFTLAQYLFNTTTHQSSYEEIS, encoded by the coding sequence ATGGTGTTTGTTGCTTGCGGATTAAATCATAAAACTGCTCCAATAAACGTGCGTGAAAAAGTCGCATTATCTCCGGCTACCCAGGATTTCGTCCTTGAGAGTTTCTTAAATCTTCCTGAAGTGAGTGAAGCCGCTATTTTATCTACCTGTAACCGCACTGAAATTTATTGTGACATTCAAGATCCACAAGTCATTTTGCAGTGGCTTGCAAAAGAATACCAGTTATCTCGGGACGCATTATCACCTTATATTTACATACATGAGGATCATCAGGGAATTAAACACCTGTTACGGGTTGCCAGTGGTCTGGATTCCATGATGATTGGCGAACCCCAAATTCTTGGGCAAATGAAACAAGCATACCAGCATGCATGCAGCCTTGGGGCCATCAAAACAGAATTACGCCCTATTTTTGAATATGTGTTTAGTGCCTCAAAACGGATACGCACTCAAAGCGGTATTGGAACTAATCCGGTTTCAATTGCCTATGCAGCAGCCCACTCCATAGGTCAATTTTTTACAGATTATAAATCGCTCAAAGTTTTTTTAATTGGTTCAGGTGAAACCGCTTCCCTGGTAGCCAAATATTTACGTCAACAAGGTGTTGAACATTTTATGGTCGCGAGCAGAACGCTGGAAAATGCAGAGAAGCTTGCAAACACCTTTAATGGGCAAACGGTGCCTATTACCAATATTGCAGAATATTTGCCTAAAGCAGACGTTATTGTTTCTGCAACGAATTGTCCCATCCATTTCATTAATAAAGATTTGGTTGAGCAAGCATTAAAGCAAAGAAACCATACACCAATGTTCTTCTTGGATTTATCAGTTCCCCGCGATGTGGAAGAACATATTAAGGAACTCGAGCAAGTCCAACTTTATAATATTGATGATTTGCAATCCATGATTGATAAAGGAATGGAAGAGCGGCGTCACGCCGCCTTACATGCAGAGCAATTAGTCGAAACAGAATTAAATAAATTCATCCGCAAACACCGTTCGCTTAAAGCAAAACAAGTAATTTGTGATTACCGCAGTCAAATGCAAGATTTGGCTCAAAAGGAGCTGCAGCGCGCTTTAAAAAAACTATCCGCCGGCCAATGCCAGCAAGTTGTTTTAAACGAGTTTAGTGAGCGTCTGGTTAATAAGCTCACCCATAATCCTACAGCGGGTTTACGGCAAATAGCCAAAGATGGCCGAGAGGAGTTATTTACTTTAGCTCAATATCTTTTTAATACAACAACACATCAATCATCCTATGAAGAAATCTCTTGA
- a CDS encoding M50 family metallopeptidase: MFLAIIAIILTLILVVGIHEGGHALAGRIFAVKIKKISIGFGKPLLTWQSRSGCEWVWAFFPLGGYVQFENTRITPVEPSQYPECFDKKPVWQRILILLAGAAANLIVAWFTFVLVYSIGLSYTSPEIKEVSPNSTAARAGMLPGDKLIAIGGEPSPTWNDVGMQLVILWGKKDIPVTLLHADGRQSAVTLDLSHEHFRGVKTSLLSQLGIKPNLSAPKNKLQAPTLVDAMHEANSFMVKMVYFFMMILKQLFTGAIPFSVLLGPIGIFAASVASLMQGIAVFLFFIATLSLAVAVINLLPIPGLDGGSIVYAIVEKIRGKPVSVPMELLLHRLVFIIFCVLLVHLLMNDLQRL, translated from the coding sequence ATGTTTTTGGCAATTATCGCCATCATCTTGACCTTAATTTTGGTAGTTGGCATTCATGAGGGCGGACATGCACTGGCAGGGCGGATTTTTGCAGTAAAAATTAAAAAAATATCTATAGGATTTGGCAAACCCTTATTGACCTGGCAAAGCCGCAGTGGTTGCGAGTGGGTGTGGGCTTTTTTTCCCCTGGGTGGATATGTCCAGTTTGAGAATACCCGAATTACTCCTGTGGAACCTTCACAATATCCTGAATGTTTCGATAAAAAACCTGTTTGGCAGCGAATCCTGATTTTACTGGCTGGGGCGGCTGCCAATCTGATTGTTGCCTGGTTTACATTTGTTTTGGTCTACAGTATAGGCCTTAGTTATACTTCACCAGAAATCAAGGAAGTCTCACCCAATAGTACTGCGGCGCGCGCAGGAATGTTGCCGGGGGATAAATTGATAGCGATAGGTGGTGAGCCCTCTCCCACCTGGAACGATGTAGGGATGCAGTTAGTAATCCTTTGGGGAAAAAAAGACATCCCAGTGACCCTGTTGCATGCGGATGGCAGACAATCAGCAGTAACGCTTGATTTAAGTCATGAACACTTCCGTGGAGTAAAAACATCTTTATTGAGCCAGCTCGGCATTAAACCCAATTTGTCTGCACCCAAAAATAAACTCCAGGCTCCCACCCTCGTGGATGCAATGCACGAGGCTAATAGTTTTATGGTTAAAATGGTTTATTTTTTTATGATGATCCTGAAACAATTATTCACCGGGGCGATTCCTTTTTCAGTCTTGCTAGGTCCCATTGGAATTTTTGCGGCTTCTGTAGCATCGCTTATGCAAGGAATTGCAGTTTTTCTGTTTTTTATCGCCACCTTAAGCCTTGCAGTTGCCGTGATTAACCTGTTACCCATTCCTGGACTGGATGGTGGGTCGATTGTCTATGCAATTGTAGAAAAAATTCGCGGCAAGCCTGTTTCTGTGCCTATGGAGCTGTTATTGCATCGATTGGTGTTTATTATTTTTTGTGTGCTCCTCGTCCATTTACTAATGAATGATTTGCAGCGGCTCTGA